The Bacteroidales bacterium DNA segment TAATTAAGTGTTTAATAATTTTTATTTTACAGCTTTAACTACAGCTTTAAAAGCTTTAGGATGATTCATAGCTAAATCAGCTAATACTTTCCTGTTTAATTCAATTTTCTTTTTGTGTAGTTTACCTATAAATTCAGAATATGACATACCTTCAATTCGACAGGCAGCATTAATTCTTTGTATCCACAATGCTCTAAAATTTCGTTTTTTAGTTTTTCTATCACGATAAGCATAGGATAGTCCTTTTTCAAGGGCATTAACTGCAACTGTATAAACATTTTTTCTTCTACCAAAATAACCTTTGGTTTGTTTTAGAACTTTTTTTCTTCTTTTTCTTGATGCTACAGAATTTACTGATCTTGGCATAATTTTTTACTTTTTTTGAATAGTTAGCGACCCATATTTCAGGATTCTTTTGGCTAATTTACTCTGGTTAATACTTTTTTTAATTAAAAAAATCTTTATTTCATTGCAAGGCAAAGCTTGATGTTTTTTTCATCAGCTTTATGCACTGTTGTGAAATAAGTAAGATTTCTTTTTCTTTTAGTTGATTTTTTTGTTAAAATATGGCTTTTGAAAGCATGTTTTCTTTTAATCTTTCCTGATCCGGTTAAAGTAAATCTTTTCTTTGCTCCGGATTTAGTTTTCATCTTAGGCATTGTTTTTAATTTTCTATTTAATAATTAGATTTATTTTTTTAGTATTTGTAAGAAAACACTATATTTTTAATAGTTTTCTTGCTAACACTATTTGCTTTTTTTTGGAGAAACAAACATTGTCATTCTTTTCCCCTCAAGTTTTGGCATTTGTTCGACTTTACCATACTCTTCAAGTTCTTGTGCAAGACGTAGAAGCAATATTTCTCCTTGTTCTTTAAACAATATTGATCTACCCTTAAAAAACACAAATGCTTTTAATTTTGCACCATCTTCCAAAAACTTTATAGCATGTTTCAATTTAAAATTAAAATCATGCTCATCGGTATTAGGTCCAAACCTAATTTCTTTTATAACAATTTTTGTTGTTTTTGATTTAAGTTCTTTTTGCTTTTTCTTTTGCATATATAAGAACTTATTATAATCAATTACTTTACAAACAGGTGGATTTGCATTTGGAGAAATTTCTACCAAATCAAGTTCCAAATCTTTCGCTATTTGTAAAGCTTCATATATTGAAAATATACCGGGGTTATCGATGTTGTCGCCAACAACTCTAACTGTTTTTGCTCTGATTCTTTCATTCACAGAATGCTTAGGCTGTTTTTCCCAATATTTTCTTCTGCCTCCTTTGTTTCTTCTTAAATCTATTTTTTAATCCTCCAATATTTTAGTTACTAAATTCTATAATTTTTCTATTTGATTTGCAACTTCTTTATTAATTAATTCAGCAAATTTTTCAATTTCCATCACTCCTTTATCTCCTTCTCCTTGTTTTCTAACCGAAACAAGATTGTTTTCAACTTCTTTTTCACCAACAATTAAGAGATACGGAATTCTTTTTAGTTCATTATCTCTGATTTTTCTTCCAATTTTCTCATTTCTGTCATCAATCAGACTGCGAATATCGTAATTATTTAGAATATTTGAAACTTTTTTTGCATAATCGTTATATTTTTCGCTAATAGGTAATATTACTGCCTGATCGGGAGTTAACCACAAAGGGAATTTACCTCCTGTATGTTCAATTAATACGGCAACAAATCTTTCCATCGAGCCAAACGGTGCTCTGTGTATCATCACTGGTCTATGTTTTTGATTGTCAGAGCCTGTATATTCTAAATTAAATCTATCAGGTAAATTATAATCAACCTGAATGGTTCCTAATTGCCATTTTCGTCCAATTGCATCACGAACAATAAAATCTAATTTAGGACCGTAAAATGCTGCTTCACCATATTCTATACTAGTATTTTCAAGTCCTTTTTCTTCTACAGCTTCAATTATTGCTTTTTCTGCTTTTTCCCAATTTTCATCACTCCCAATATATTTCTCATTATCGTTTGGGTCTCTTAATGAAATTTGTGTAATAAAATTATCAAAATCAAGTGTTTTAAATATATATAAAACAATATCAATAACATTTATAAATTCTTCTTTTAATTGATCGGGAGTACAAAATATATGTGC contains these protein-coding regions:
- the rplT gene encoding 50S ribosomal protein L20; the protein is MPRSVNSVASRKRRKKVLKQTKGYFGRRKNVYTVAVNALEKGLSYAYRDRKTKKRNFRALWIQRINAACRIEGMSYSEFIGKLHKKKIELNRKVLADLAMNHPKAFKAVVKAVK
- the rpmI gene encoding 50S ribosomal protein L35; its protein translation is MPKMKTKSGAKKRFTLTGSGKIKRKHAFKSHILTKKSTKRKRNLTYFTTVHKADEKNIKLCLAMK
- the infC gene encoding translation initiation factor IF-3, translated to MDLRRNKGGRRKYWEKQPKHSVNERIRAKTVRVVGDNIDNPGIFSIYEALQIAKDLELDLVEISPNANPPVCKVIDYNKFLYMQKKKQKELKSKTTKIVIKEIRFGPNTDEHDFNFKLKHAIKFLEDGAKLKAFVFFKGRSILFKEQGEILLLRLAQELEEYGKVEQMPKLEGKRMTMFVSPKKSK